Proteins encoded in a region of the Zea mays cultivar B73 chromosome 4, Zm-B73-REFERENCE-NAM-5.0, whole genome shotgun sequence genome:
- the LOC109939147 gene encoding Metacaspase-9-like, giving the protein MDAAAAAAARGDTKKKKMLATLVGCNYAGTPYELQGCINDVHAMRAVLLARFGFAPADVTVLTDDQHGRGGGGGVLPTGAAVRRALDDMVARAAPGDVLFFHFSGHGTLVPPVGGGGGGPRRRRDDEAIVPCDFNLITDVDFRELVDRVPRGATFTMASDSCHSGGLIDQEKEQIGPTAGGADRPSLPLPLGARGRFLPYAAVLGHLSAASGVAATHHHHLHVADHLLALFGADASAKFQLQVLHRHGHHGAGADAGILLSGCQTDETSADVAQDDDAALGGRACGAFSAALQVVLAAHPAPLTNREVVCRARVVLSDQGFQQHPCLYCSDANADAPFLGQDGTKAKSK; this is encoded by the exons ATggatgcggcggcggcggcggcggcgaggggagatacgaagaagaagaagatgcttGCCACCCTGGTGGGCTGCAACTACGCCGGCACGCCGTACGAGCTGCAGGGCTGCATCAACGACGTCCACGCCATGCGCGCCGTCCTCCTCGCCCGCTTCGGCTTCGCGCCTGCCGACGTCACCGTGCTCACCGACGACCAGcacgggcgcggcggcggcggcggcgtgctcCCGACCGGAGCAGCCGTCAGGCGCGCGCTGGATGACATGGTGGCGCGCGCGGCGCCCGGGGACGTGCTCTTCTTCCACTTCAGCGGCCACGGCACGCTCgtcccgcccgtcggcggcggcggcggcgggccgcgccgccgccgcgacgACGAGGCCATCGTGCCGTGCGACTTCAACCTCATCACAG ACGTGGACTTCCGGGAGCTGGTGGACCGCGTGCCGCGGGGCGCCACCTTCACCATGGCGTCCGACTCGTGCCACAGCGGCGGCCTCATCGACCAGGAGAAGGAGCAGATCGGGCCCACCGCCGGCGGCGCCGACCGCCCgagcctccccctccccctcggcGCACGCGGCCGGTTCCTCCCGTACGCCGCGGTGCTCGGCCACCTGTCCGCGGCGTCGGGCGTGGCGGCCACGCACCATCACCACCTGCACGTCGCCGACCACCTCCTGGCGCTCTTCGGCGCCGACGCCAGCGCCAAGTTCCAACTCCAGGTCCTCCACCGCCACGGCCACCACGGCGCCGGCGCCGACGCCGGGATCCTGCTGAGCGGGTGTCAGACGGACGAGACGTCGGCGGACGTGGCGCAGGATGACGACGCGGCGCTCGGCGGCAGGGCGTGTGGGGCGTTCAGCGCCGCGCTGCAGGTCGTGCTGGCGGCGCACCCGGCGCCGTTGACAAACCGCGAGGTGGTGTGCCGCGCCAGGGTGGTGTTGAGCGACCAGGGGTTCCAACAACACCCCTGCCTCTACTGCAGCGACGCCAACGCTGACGCACCGTTCCTGGGACAGGACGGCACCAAGGCCAAGAGCAAATGA